A genome region from Pseudomonas helmanticensis includes the following:
- the pheT gene encoding phenylalanine--tRNA ligase subunit beta yields MKFSEQWLRGWVSPQVNRDELVARLSMAGLEVDSVTPAAGVFSGVVVGEVLSTEQHPDADKLRVCQVSNGAETFQVVCGAPNVRPGLKIPFAMIGAELPGDFKIKKAKLRGVESNGMLCSQAELQVGEGNDGLMELPADAPVGEDFRVYLDLEDASIEVDLTPNRGDCLSLAGLAREVGALYDAPVTRPVIMSIPAVHDEVRSVEVLAPSACPRYLGRVIRNVDLSKPTPLWMVERLRRGDVRSIDAAVDITNYVMLELGQPLHAFDLAEINGGIRVRMAEEGEKLVLLDGQEVSLRSDTLVIADHTRALAIAGVMGGEHSGVSATTRDVFLESAFFDQIAVAGKARSYGLHTDASHRYERGVDWQLAREAMERATGLLLEITGGEAGPIIETVSEQHLPSIAPITLRAQRITQMLGMEMDSAQIERLLGGLGLGITADGAGQWRVEVPSHRFDISLEVDLIEELARLYGYNRLPVRYPQARLAPQAKAEARSDLPELRRLLVARGYQEAITYSFIDPRQFELFNPGVEPLLLANPISNDMAAMRSSLWPGLVKALQHNLNRQQDRVRLFESGLRFVGQLEGLKQEPMLSGVVCGSRLPEGWAQGRDTVDFFDVKADVEAVLGFAGALDSFTFAPGKHPALHPGQTARIEREGREVGFIGAIHPELSKALGLDRPVFVFELVLAEVALGKMPKFHELSRFPEVRRDLALIAHKDVAASAVLDVIRENAGEWLTDLRLFDVYQGKGIDPDRKSLAVGLTWQHPSRTLNDDEVNSTTQNILTSLEQRLNATLRK; encoded by the coding sequence ATGAAATTCAGTGAACAATGGCTGCGTGGCTGGGTTAGCCCGCAGGTAAATCGCGACGAGCTGGTTGCTCGCCTGTCGATGGCCGGTCTTGAGGTCGATAGCGTTACGCCGGCCGCCGGCGTATTCAGTGGCGTAGTGGTGGGCGAGGTGCTGAGCACCGAGCAACACCCTGATGCCGACAAGTTGCGCGTGTGCCAGGTCAGCAATGGCGCGGAAACCTTTCAGGTCGTGTGCGGAGCGCCAAACGTGCGCCCGGGCCTGAAGATTCCGTTTGCCATGATCGGTGCCGAACTGCCGGGCGACTTCAAGATCAAGAAAGCCAAGCTGCGTGGCGTCGAGTCCAACGGCATGCTGTGCTCGCAAGCCGAGCTGCAGGTCGGTGAAGGCAACGACGGTCTGATGGAGCTGCCAGCCGATGCGCCGGTGGGCGAAGATTTCCGCGTGTATCTGGATCTGGAAGACGCCAGCATCGAGGTTGACCTGACCCCGAACCGTGGCGATTGCCTGTCCCTGGCCGGTCTGGCCCGTGAAGTCGGCGCGCTGTACGACGCGCCGGTCACTCGTCCGGTGATCATGAGCATTCCTGCCGTGCACGATGAAGTGCGTTCGGTAGAAGTGCTGGCCCCATCGGCATGCCCGCGTTACTTGGGTCGAGTGATCCGTAACGTTGACCTGTCCAAGCCGACCCCGTTGTGGATGGTTGAGCGTCTGCGCCGCGGCGACGTGCGCAGCATCGACGCTGCCGTCGACATCACCAACTACGTGATGCTTGAGCTCGGTCAGCCGCTGCACGCCTTCGATCTCGCCGAAATCAATGGCGGCATCCGTGTGCGCATGGCAGAAGAGGGCGAGAAGCTGGTGCTGCTCGACGGTCAGGAAGTCAGCCTGCGTAGCGATACGCTGGTGATCGCCGACCACACTCGCGCTCTGGCAATTGCCGGTGTGATGGGTGGCGAGCACAGCGGTGTGTCCGCAACCACTCGCGACGTTTTCCTTGAGTCTGCGTTTTTCGACCAGATCGCTGTTGCTGGCAAGGCTCGTTCCTACGGTCTGCACACCGATGCCTCGCACCGCTACGAGCGTGGCGTTGACTGGCAACTGGCCCGTGAAGCCATGGAGCGCGCCACTGGCCTGCTGCTGGAAATCACTGGTGGCGAAGCCGGTCCGATCATCGAGACCGTCAGCGAGCAACATTTGCCGTCGATCGCGCCGATCACCCTGCGTGCCCAGCGCATCACCCAGATGCTTGGGATGGAAATGGACTCCGCTCAGATCGAGCGTCTGCTCGGCGGCCTGGGTCTGGGCATTACCGCCGACGGGGCAGGGCAGTGGCGCGTAGAAGTGCCAAGCCATCGCTTCGACATCAGCCTGGAAGTCGATCTGATCGAAGAACTGGCGCGTTTGTACGGCTACAACCGTCTGCCGGTTCGTTACCCGCAGGCGCGCCTCGCGCCGCAAGCCAAGGCTGAAGCGCGTAGCGATCTGCCTGAACTGCGTCGCCTGCTGGTGGCCCGTGGTTATCAGGAAGCGATCACTTACAGCTTCATTGATCCGCGCCAGTTCGAACTGTTCAATCCGGGCGTCGAGCCGCTGTTGCTGGCCAATCCGATCTCCAACGACATGGCTGCCATGCGCTCGTCGCTGTGGCCGGGTCTGGTCAAGGCGCTGCAGCACAACCTCAACCGTCAGCAGGATCGCGTGCGTCTGTTCGAAAGCGGTCTGCGCTTCGTCGGTCAACTCGAAGGCCTGAAGCAAGAGCCGATGCTGTCGGGTGTTGTCTGCGGCAGCCGCCTGCCGGAAGGTTGGGCGCAGGGTCGCGATACCGTGGACTTCTTCGACGTCAAGGCTGACGTGGAAGCGGTACTGGGCTTTGCCGGTGCACTGGATTCCTTCACTTTCGCTCCGGGCAAACATCCGGCGCTGCACCCGGGTCAAACCGCGCGCATCGAACGCGAAGGGCGTGAAGTCGGTTTCATCGGCGCCATTCACCCGGAATTGTCGAAAGCCTTGGGTCTGGATCGTCCGGTCTTCGTTTTCGAGCTGGTTCTGGCTGAAGTGGCACTCGGTAAAATGCCGAAATTCCACGAGTTGTCGCGCTTTCCTGAAGTGCGTCGTGACCTTGCACTGATCGCGCACAAAGACGTCGCAGCCTCGGCTGTACTGGACGTAATCCGTGAAAATGCAGGCGAATGGCTCACAGATCTCAGGCTGTTTGACGTATATCAGGGTAAAGGCATTGATCCTGATAGAAAAAGCCTTGCAGTTGGCTTGACCTGGCAGCATCCATCGCGCACTCTTAATGACGATGAGGTGAATTCGACGACGCAAAATATCCTCACCTCGCTCGAACAAAGGTTGAACGCCACGTTAAGGAAGTGA
- the ihfA gene encoding integration host factor subunit alpha: protein MGALTKAEMAERLYEELGLNKREAKELVELFFEEIRHALEDNEQVKLSGFGNFDLRDKRQRPGRNPKTGEEIPITARRVVTFRPGQKLKARVEAYAGTKS from the coding sequence ATGGGGGCTTTGACGAAAGCTGAGATGGCGGAACGTCTGTATGAAGAGCTGGGCCTGAACAAGCGGGAAGCCAAGGAATTGGTAGAACTGTTTTTCGAGGAAATCAGGCACGCTCTTGAAGACAACGAGCAGGTCAAATTGTCCGGTTTCGGCAATTTCGACCTTCGGGACAAACGCCAGCGGCCTGGCCGCAACCCGAAAACGGGGGAAGAAATCCCGATCACGGCTCGCCGTGTGGTCACCTTTCGTCCAGGGCAGAAGTTGAAGGCCCGAGTTGAGGCTTATGCTGGAACCAAGTCATAA
- a CDS encoding MerR family transcriptional regulator, with the protein MLEPSHNDELPVIPGKRYFTIGEVSELCAVKPHVLRYWEQEFPQLNPVKRRGNRRYYQRQDVLMIRQIRALLYDQGFTIGGARLRLSGDEAKDDTTQYKQMIRQMIAELEDVLVVLKK; encoded by the coding sequence ATGCTGGAACCAAGTCATAACGACGAACTACCCGTCATCCCGGGCAAACGCTACTTCACCATTGGTGAAGTCAGCGAGCTGTGTGCCGTAAAGCCACACGTGCTGCGCTACTGGGAGCAGGAGTTTCCTCAACTCAACCCCGTCAAACGCCGCGGAAACCGCCGGTATTATCAGCGCCAGGACGTGCTGATGATCCGGCAGATCCGCGCGCTACTTTACGATCAAGGTTTCACCATCGGCGGCGCACGCCTGCGCCTGTCCGGCGACGAAGCCAAAGACGACACCACCCAATACAAACAAATGATCCGGCAGATGATTGCCGAGTTGGAAGACGTGTTGGTGGTTCTCAAGAAATAA
- a CDS encoding superinfection immunity protein, translating into MLDIGMAIVLLFLMIATYFLPSFNAFSRKHPERWPIFMLDLFLGWTIIGWVVSLVWSVSSTQSADTIHVQPQPQPQPQSEEDKYQKLERIGSLKEKGLLTESEFEAEKAKLLQS; encoded by the coding sequence ATGTTGGACATCGGAATGGCTATAGTTCTCCTCTTCTTGATGATCGCCACATATTTTTTGCCTTCATTCAATGCTTTCAGTCGAAAGCACCCGGAAAGATGGCCTATTTTTATGCTGGATCTTTTTCTCGGCTGGACCATCATTGGCTGGGTTGTTTCCCTCGTTTGGTCCGTCTCCTCAACACAATCTGCAGACACGATCCATGTTCAGCCTCAGCCTCAGCCTCAGCCTCAGTCTGAAGAAGACAAATATCAGAAGCTCGAAAGAATCGGTAGCCTGAAGGAAAAGGGCCTGCTCACTGAGAGTGAATTTGAGGCTGAAAAGGCCAAACTCCTGCAAAGCTAG
- a CDS encoding YceK/YidQ family lipoprotein: protein MLVISQLSGCAWLGAVTNRNSSYDCYDGVKDEYVLAQFLGPLVIIDLPFTFIADTVSLPFCAL from the coding sequence ATGTTGGTCATTTCGCAGTTGAGTGGCTGCGCTTGGCTTGGCGCAGTTACCAATCGGAACAGCTCGTATGATTGCTATGACGGCGTCAAGGATGAATATGTGCTCGCGCAGTTTCTCGGTCCGCTTGTAATCATTGACCTACCATTCACCTTCATAGCTGACACTGTCTCGCTGCCTTTTTGCGCGCTTTGA
- a CDS encoding alpha/beta hydrolase — translation MPVDKQIAPILQQFSELPAPDYSQLDAAQYRQFFDDMQPVIPGEPMSEVRNLRVAGTVGELDARLYRPSQEHNLPLLVYFHGGGFVVGNLDTHDNLCRSLARQTEAVVVSVAYRLAPEHPFPAAPLDCYQATCWLVEHAAELGVDGSRLALAGDSAGGNMALAVSQLAAQHQRPKISYQCLFYPVTDARNDSPSYAEFAEGFFLTANMMDWFWQQYLPEAGQGDDPLASPLRAASLAQMPPTTLITAEFDPLRDQGEAFARRLREAGVSVREQRCDGMIHGFISMAPVVERAAQVLSEAAADLRRALI, via the coding sequence ATGCCAGTCGATAAACAGATCGCCCCGATCCTCCAGCAATTCAGCGAGCTGCCGGCACCCGATTACAGCCAGCTCGATGCCGCGCAATACCGACAGTTTTTCGACGACATGCAGCCGGTCATTCCTGGTGAACCGATGAGCGAGGTGCGCAATCTGCGCGTCGCCGGCACCGTCGGTGAACTCGATGCGCGACTGTATCGACCTTCGCAAGAACACAATTTACCGCTGTTGGTGTATTTCCACGGTGGCGGTTTTGTCGTTGGCAACCTCGATACCCACGACAATCTTTGCCGCTCGCTGGCGCGCCAGACCGAAGCGGTGGTGGTGTCGGTGGCTTATCGTCTGGCGCCGGAGCATCCATTCCCGGCAGCACCGCTGGACTGCTATCAGGCGACATGCTGGCTGGTTGAACACGCGGCCGAACTGGGCGTCGATGGCAGCCGTCTCGCTTTGGCCGGGGACAGCGCGGGCGGCAACATGGCGCTCGCGGTCAGTCAATTGGCGGCGCAGCACCAACGGCCGAAAATCAGCTACCAGTGCCTGTTTTATCCGGTGACCGATGCACGTAATGACAGTCCGTCCTATGCGGAATTTGCCGAAGGGTTTTTCCTCACGGCGAACATGATGGACTGGTTCTGGCAGCAATATCTGCCAGAGGCCGGGCAGGGGGATGATCCGCTGGCCTCGCCGTTGCGCGCTGCAAGCCTGGCGCAGATGCCGCCGACCACGTTGATCACTGCCGAATTCGATCCGCTGCGCGATCAGGGCGAGGCGTTTGCCCGGCGCTTGCGCGAGGCTGGCGTGAGCGTCCGTGAACAGCGTTGCGACGGCATGATTCACGGGTTCATCAGCATGGCGCCGGTGGTCGAGCGCGCCGCGCAAGTGCTGTCCGAGGCTGCCGCCGATTTGCGTCGGGCGCTCATCTGA
- a CDS encoding DUF6124 family protein gives MKKPTPNPPESDADSTSPYASVDSKKLHEAADRALDFYLNPAARIMSSRNEPEPMYLANPRYNTESLLANASETLGSASEMLINFAASLETSQRKTALGIAQVVMLGELAVNQALDHVELKDG, from the coding sequence GTGAAAAAACCAACACCCAACCCCCCAGAATCAGACGCCGACTCCACATCCCCCTACGCCTCAGTCGACAGCAAAAAACTCCACGAAGCCGCCGACCGCGCCCTCGATTTCTACCTCAATCCCGCCGCCCGCATCATGTCCAGCCGCAACGAGCCGGAGCCCATGTACCTCGCCAATCCCAGGTACAACACCGAATCCCTGCTCGCCAACGCCAGCGAAACCCTCGGCTCGGCCAGCGAAATGCTGATCAACTTCGCTGCCTCGCTGGAAACCTCACAGCGCAAAACTGCACTGGGCATCGCACAAGTCGTCATGTTGGGCGAACTGGCGGTGAATCAAGCGCTGGATCACGTCGAGTTGAAGGATGGCTGA
- a CDS encoding curlin, which translates to MFKLTPLTAALLVMISAQAMADDSLSNQSQAGTANIADVKQTQAPFSTATQTQLGQGNDAAAVQDHASSVITQDAVGDYNAGYAEQLYEDNATITQQQVGAFNTAHASQSLGFGAPNSALQQQQGSGNFSFIYQDSQNGSEGKTFQFGDSNEANIEQLYEGSGNSSVITQYGTANYGTAEQVTHNGGQIGINQAGENNYAYGDQRNGTGGNITINQFGNLNGSEIWQDSQLASQATVNQYGDSNETVVDQSFGENNNAAVTQVGNTNAIYADQFESVNSTLALYQVGNGNVHYTYQSGDGHVLSATSVGNDNKVYASNWKGPQSGGQFGSNQRATVTQAGNGNVASFTQDGVGHVMTTHQTGTGNKTTVSQAESYNELYFDQNGSDNLLISDQRGTGNLVQGSSNGTGNSAEFDQSGSGNQAYTAQLYGSDNMITVKQADTMNVAYVTQGGTGNIANVDQSGMTQTANIQQFGSANQATVLQQ; encoded by the coding sequence ATGTTCAAACTGACGCCCCTCACCGCCGCCCTCCTGGTCATGATCAGTGCCCAGGCCATGGCCGACGACAGCCTGTCCAACCAGAGTCAGGCCGGTACCGCCAACATCGCGGACGTGAAGCAGACCCAAGCGCCGTTCAGCACCGCCACCCAGACCCAACTGGGCCAGGGCAACGACGCCGCCGCCGTGCAAGACCACGCCAGCAGCGTGATCACCCAGGACGCGGTCGGCGACTACAACGCCGGTTACGCCGAACAGCTTTACGAAGACAACGCCACCATCACCCAGCAACAGGTCGGCGCCTTCAACACCGCCCACGCCAGCCAGTCGCTGGGTTTCGGCGCACCAAACAGTGCGCTGCAACAGCAGCAAGGCAGCGGCAACTTCTCGTTCATCTATCAGGACTCGCAGAACGGCAGCGAAGGCAAAACCTTCCAGTTCGGCGACAGCAACGAAGCCAACATCGAACAACTCTATGAAGGCAGCGGCAACAGCTCGGTGATCACCCAATACGGCACCGCCAACTACGGCACCGCCGAACAGGTCACTCATAACGGCGGGCAGATCGGCATCAACCAGGCCGGCGAAAACAACTACGCCTACGGCGACCAGCGCAACGGCACCGGCGGCAACATCACCATCAACCAGTTCGGCAACCTCAACGGCAGTGAAATCTGGCAAGACAGCCAACTCGCCAGCCAGGCCACCGTCAACCAATACGGCGACAGCAACGAAACCGTGGTCGACCAAAGCTTCGGCGAAAACAATAACGCCGCCGTCACCCAGGTCGGCAACACTAACGCGATCTACGCCGACCAGTTCGAATCGGTCAACTCGACGCTGGCGCTATACCAGGTGGGCAACGGCAACGTGCACTACACCTATCAAAGTGGCGACGGCCACGTGCTCAGCGCCACCTCCGTGGGCAACGACAACAAGGTCTACGCGAGCAACTGGAAAGGCCCGCAATCGGGCGGCCAGTTCGGCAGCAACCAGCGTGCGACGGTGACTCAGGCGGGGAATGGCAACGTTGCCAGCTTCACTCAGGATGGCGTCGGGCACGTGATGACCACGCATCAGACCGGCACGGGCAACAAAACCACCGTGAGTCAGGCTGAGTCGTATAACGAGCTGTATTTTGATCAGAACGGTAGCGACAACCTCTTGATCTCCGATCAGCGCGGCACCGGCAACCTGGTGCAGGGTTCATCGAACGGCACGGGCAACAGCGCCGAGTTTGATCAGTCGGGATCCGGCAACCAGGCGTACACCGCGCAGTTGTATGGCAGCGACAACATGATCACGGTGAAACAGGCGGATACGATGAACGTGGCGTACGTGACCCAAGGCGGGACGGGGAACATTGCCAATGTCGATCAGAGCGGGATGACGCAAACGGCGAATATTCAGCAATTTGGCTCGGCTAACCAGGCGACGGTTTTGCAGCAGTAG
- a CDS encoding curlin, whose translation MNTPTAALLCLLLLCSSAGVRADDLMDNDDLAPTSSDLGELPPPVGQQALIDQLGQANVALLQQNGQSLLGQIVQSGSNQEAYILQQGSDLMALINQNGSGNAASIIQNGSHNRAQISQNGNNNDASIEQAGTGLQSAVTQSGNGMSVSVKQYR comes from the coding sequence ATGAACACGCCGACCGCCGCCCTGCTTTGCCTGCTTCTGCTGTGCAGCAGCGCGGGCGTGCGCGCCGACGACCTGATGGACAACGACGACCTGGCCCCGACCAGCAGCGACCTCGGCGAACTGCCCCCACCCGTGGGTCAGCAAGCCCTGATCGATCAGCTCGGCCAGGCCAACGTCGCCCTGCTGCAACAGAACGGTCAGTCGCTGCTCGGGCAGATCGTGCAGTCGGGCAGCAATCAGGAGGCGTACATCCTGCAACAGGGCAGCGACCTGATGGCGCTGATCAACCAGAACGGTTCCGGCAACGCCGCCTCGATCATCCAGAACGGCAGCCACAACCGCGCGCAGATTTCGCAAAACGGCAACAACAACGACGCCAGCATCGAGCAGGCCGGTACGGGGCTGCAAAGCGCCGTGACCCAGTCGGGCAACGGCATGAGCGTTTCGGTCAAGCAATATCGCTAA
- a CDS encoding Ig-like domain-containing protein yields MNKWPRFALNALGLALSLTGSAYAQLAAVDPGPYTFATGKFPMWYQDSNNLSMELCQSRAASSRVGVTTPPAYMCTLLAEPGIYDDSLPMVFPDNWPPEAFWFLAETNIPNNGAGYGMDAYVAGIEAAFASENPVDGDQQSFARIRIRVNVPVAGTYVITHPYGVETVNVTTPGRRAINITKDIGIGAPGDFSGTLNGAIGPFLRSLNGPYTEVNPDTGGVETFVGDPNLTEAVTGSPFNTNFVRIVGPSGAGTIQTTLFTVAGKVLDSRQQTHVDIDRATYRRTSAGVRAEVFAKADTSSTLCFRETVALLPGPPPTPCQTSLTGDNTGLFFGQRLGNGTLPSVVVVTATNPAGTTRPTAVSAKLTDVVKIQTARYSWANHSLLIEATSTDEVAIPDMVAQGYGRLSKTGTLQRITVADLTQPPATVTVKSAAGGSDTEAVVVLGTAPDTGENQAPISNADTGSTSFGVPITLSLLTNDSDPDGNTPLSITALTQPAAGQGTVALSGTAAVVYTPPAVVNAPLTTTFTYKAQDAKGLASTTPATVTISVAPNRSPTAVADSVATLGVAIPINVLANDTDPEGNVPLGVASLTQPAAGRGTVSTDGTVITYTPPATVTTAFTTTFTYIARDSFGALSTPATVTVQVSPRPAAETFAVTASTVQARSGGRFNWDFTGTSSVTTGNTITVQVTTPTGLVTLGTTTVPVTGRWRLTLNNTTVVPSANPTATIRSSQGTVRTVSVTTL; encoded by the coding sequence ATGAACAAGTGGCCACGCTTTGCGCTCAACGCGCTCGGGCTCGCTCTCTCGCTGACCGGCAGTGCCTATGCGCAACTCGCCGCCGTCGACCCCGGCCCCTACACCTTTGCCACCGGGAAATTCCCGATGTGGTACCAGGACAGCAATAACCTGTCGATGGAGCTGTGCCAGTCGCGCGCCGCCAGTTCGCGCGTCGGCGTCACCACGCCACCCGCCTACATGTGCACCCTGCTGGCAGAACCGGGCATCTACGACGACAGCCTGCCGATGGTGTTCCCCGACAACTGGCCGCCGGAAGCCTTCTGGTTCCTCGCCGAAACCAATATCCCCAACAACGGCGCCGGTTATGGCATGGACGCTTATGTTGCCGGGATCGAAGCGGCGTTTGCCTCGGAAAACCCGGTGGATGGCGATCAGCAAAGCTTCGCGCGGATCCGCATTCGGGTGAACGTTCCCGTGGCTGGCACCTACGTCATCACCCACCCGTATGGCGTCGAAACCGTCAATGTCACCACCCCGGGACGGCGCGCGATCAACATCACCAAGGACATCGGCATCGGTGCGCCGGGCGATTTCAGCGGCACGCTCAACGGCGCCATCGGCCCGTTCCTGCGCAGCCTCAACGGCCCCTACACCGAAGTGAACCCGGACACCGGCGGGGTCGAAACTTTCGTCGGCGACCCGAACCTCACCGAAGCGGTGACCGGCAGCCCGTTCAACACTAACTTCGTGCGCATCGTCGGGCCGTCCGGCGCCGGGACCATTCAGACCACCCTGTTCACGGTCGCCGGCAAGGTGCTCGACAGCCGTCAGCAAACCCATGTCGACATCGACCGCGCCACCTATCGCCGGACCTCGGCCGGTGTGCGTGCCGAAGTGTTCGCCAAGGCTGACACCAGTTCGACGCTGTGCTTTCGCGAAACCGTCGCGCTGCTGCCCGGCCCGCCACCAACGCCGTGCCAGACCAGCCTGACGGGTGACAATACTGGTCTGTTTTTCGGTCAGCGCCTGGGCAACGGTACGCTGCCTTCGGTCGTCGTCGTGACCGCGACCAATCCGGCCGGCACCACGCGGCCGACCGCCGTTTCGGCCAAGCTCACCGATGTGGTGAAAATCCAGACCGCACGCTACAGCTGGGCCAATCACAGCCTGTTGATCGAAGCGACATCGACCGATGAAGTGGCGATCCCGGACATGGTTGCCCAGGGTTACGGACGCCTGTCGAAAACCGGCACGTTGCAACGCATCACCGTTGCCGACCTGACCCAACCACCGGCCACGGTGACGGTGAAATCCGCCGCCGGCGGCAGTGACACCGAGGCCGTCGTCGTGCTCGGCACCGCGCCCGACACCGGGGAAAACCAGGCACCGATCAGCAATGCCGACACCGGCAGCACCAGCTTTGGCGTGCCGATTACCCTCAGCCTGCTGACCAACGACAGCGATCCCGACGGCAACACGCCGCTGAGCATCACCGCGTTGACCCAACCGGCTGCCGGCCAAGGCACGGTCGCCCTCAGCGGCACCGCCGCCGTGGTCTACACGCCGCCAGCGGTGGTCAACGCGCCACTGACCACCACTTTCACCTACAAAGCGCAGGACGCCAAAGGCCTGGCCTCGACCACGCCGGCCACCGTGACGATCAGCGTCGCGCCAAACCGGTCACCGACCGCCGTCGCCGACAGCGTCGCCACGTTGGGTGTGGCGATTCCGATCAACGTCCTGGCCAACGACACCGATCCGGAAGGCAACGTGCCGCTCGGCGTCGCCAGTCTGACCCAACCGGCCGCCGGCCGCGGCACGGTCAGCACTGACGGCACGGTGATCACCTACACCCCACCGGCCACCGTGACCACGGCGTTCACCACGACCTTCACCTACATCGCCCGGGACAGCTTCGGCGCCCTGTCGACGCCGGCCACGGTCACGGTGCAAGTGTCGCCACGGCCAGCGGCGGAAACCTTCGCCGTCACCGCGTCGACGGTGCAAGCACGCTCCGGCGGGCGCTTCAACTGGGACTTCACTGGCACCTCGTCAGTGACCACCGGCAACACTATCACTGTGCAGGTCACCACCCCGACCGGGCTGGTCACCCTCGGCACCACCACCGTACCGGTGACCGGTCGCTGGCGGCTGACGCTGAACAACACGACGGTAGTGCCATCGGCCAACCCGACCGCGACGATCCGCTCCTCCCAGGGCACCGTGCGCACGGTCTCGGTGACCACGCTGTAA
- a CDS encoding sensor histidine kinase produces MNIQSKSLALEEGNLRLSSRKQSFNLLRWFSLISMAVIGTVAVALGAVSTRFVIEESVQRDALLTAQFIQAIASAEVRHVSIPNIRTMGELLDPRQDKDFPDVDPQARAGARGEFLDHIEHLPDVILANIYAPDRQVVWSTNPVLIGTSIHADEDLDRAFNEKIPVSASYHDVDKAREEQKFIIPPDYIFIENYIPLFDADGKNVTAMVEIYKEPKDLIARMERGLTLIWLATALGGGLIYLGLYWIVRRAAILLAAQQKQLIANETYVALGEMSSAVAHSLRNPLATIRSSAELALEFDAGPAEKNIKDIIGQVDRMSKWVRELLQSLRPLNDDPEPVNLVATLHESLVAFEQQIARAGVQVVFHPQHTPMVLSQPVQLTQILNSLLANALEAMDKGGTLTVSLEPAADGGVCVALSDTGKGMNEEQRTMAFRPFFTTKAGGLGVGLVLVKRIMERFGGGVTLDSREGEGTTVRLAFQLVP; encoded by the coding sequence ATGAACATACAGTCGAAATCGCTTGCGCTCGAGGAGGGCAATCTACGGTTGAGCTCGCGCAAGCAATCGTTCAATCTGCTGCGCTGGTTTTCGCTGATCAGCATGGCGGTGATCGGCACGGTGGCGGTGGCGCTCGGGGCGGTGTCGACACGATTCGTGATCGAGGAAAGCGTGCAGCGCGATGCCTTGCTCACGGCGCAGTTCATTCAGGCCATCGCTTCCGCCGAAGTGCGCCATGTGTCCATTCCCAACATCCGCACGATGGGCGAACTGCTCGATCCACGTCAGGACAAGGATTTTCCCGATGTCGATCCGCAGGCCCGGGCGGGCGCGAGGGGTGAATTTCTCGACCACATCGAACACCTGCCGGACGTGATCCTCGCCAATATTTATGCCCCCGACCGCCAAGTGGTCTGGTCGACCAACCCGGTTCTGATCGGTACCAGCATTCATGCCGACGAAGACCTCGATCGCGCCTTCAACGAAAAAATCCCGGTGTCGGCCAGCTACCACGACGTCGACAAGGCGCGTGAAGAACAGAAGTTCATCATCCCGCCGGATTACATTTTCATCGAGAACTACATCCCGCTGTTCGACGCCGACGGCAAAAACGTCACCGCGATGGTCGAGATCTACAAGGAACCGAAAGACTTGATCGCCCGGATGGAACGCGGGCTGACGCTGATCTGGCTGGCCACCGCGCTCGGCGGCGGCCTGATTTATCTGGGGCTGTACTGGATCGTCCGGCGCGCGGCGATTCTGCTTGCAGCCCAGCAAAAACAACTGATCGCCAATGAAACCTATGTTGCGCTGGGCGAGATGTCCTCTGCCGTGGCACACAGCCTGCGCAATCCGCTGGCGACCATTCGCTCCAGCGCCGAGTTGGCACTGGAGTTCGATGCCGGCCCGGCCGAGAAGAACATCAAAGACATCATCGGTCAGGTTGACCGCATGTCGAAGTGGGTGCGCGAGCTGCTGCAGTCCCTGCGTCCGCTCAACGATGATCCGGAACCGGTCAACCTCGTCGCGACACTGCACGAAAGTCTTGTCGCCTTCGAACAACAGATCGCCAGGGCCGGGGTGCAAGTGGTGTTCCACCCGCAGCACACACCGATGGTGCTCAGTCAGCCGGTGCAACTGACGCAGATCCTCAACAGCCTGCTGGCCAATGCGCTGGAAGCGATGGACAAGGGCGGCACATTGACCGTCAGCCTTGAGCCAGCGGCTGACGGCGGTGTTTGCGTGGCGCTCAGCGACACCGGCAAAGGCATGAACGAAGAACAGCGGACCATGGCCTTCCGGCCGTTTTTCACCACCAAGGCCGGCGGACTTGGCGTCGGCCTGGTGCTGGTCAAACGCATCATGGAACGCTTCGGCGGCGGCGTGACGCTCGACAGCCGCGAAGGCGAGGGCACCACCGTGCGCCTGGCCTTCCAGCTAGTCCCCTGA